A DNA window from Drosophila virilis strain 15010-1051.87 chromosome 4, Dvir_AGI_RSII-ME, whole genome shotgun sequence contains the following coding sequences:
- the LOC6635775 gene encoding uncharacterized protein → MQLALPAACFQLLLLSCLWHGHRLEFVQIPEQQLEHNELLALLEDDLDLSQVNWRAMIPLLLQRQQVRLCVAVYRYEPQLVAGTSCEALLSNGLMAYCDIGHVEDLSMTMRAAFGGMLFDTLQQCRPGLEIFGVRCRRRA, encoded by the coding sequence atgcagTTAGCCCTGCCTGCTGCTTGCTTCCAGCTCTTGCTGCTCAGCTGCCTTTGGCATGGCCATCGGCTGGAATTTGTGCAGATCCCCGAACAACAATTGGAGCACAATGAACTGCTGGCACTGCTCGAGGATGACTTGGATTTGTCGCAGGTGAACTGGCGAGCGATGataccgctgctgctgcaacgtCAGCAGGTGCGTCTGTGTGTCGCCGTCTACCGTTACGAGCCGCAGCTGGTGGCGGGCACGTCCTGTGAGGCGCTGCTGAGCAACGGCCTGATGGCGTACTGCGACATTGGACATGTCGAGGATCTGAGCATGACAATGCGCGCTGCGTTCGGCGGCATGCTTTTCGATACGCTGCAGCAATGCCGTCCGGGTCTGGAAATCTTTGGAGTACGTTGCCGGCGACGTGCCTGA
- the LOC6635777 gene encoding uncharacterized protein codes for MNQQPRLFARQLNPGVILTQELKMKIFNYESLNREKSQLETEISQIRKQQDSIEDKLAEALAEDEFQRCLHGHMSSGPNDNEVLDIFKKHLSSTIDKLASKYERKIYLDIDLQKLKMTIEKEIMKVNDEAAAADAASN; via the coding sequence ATGAACCAACAGCCACGACTCTTCGCCCGTCAACTGAATCCCGGCGTCATACTTACCCAAGAGCTGAAAATGAAGATATTTAACTATGAGTCGCTCAATCGCGAGAAGTCCCAGCTGGAGACCGAGATCAGTCAAATTCGCAAGCAACAGGATAGCATTGAGGACAAGCTCGCCGAGGCGCTGGCCGAGGATGAATTCCAGCGCTGTCTGCACGGTCACATGTCCTCGGGTCCCAACGACAATGAGGTCCTGGATATATTCAAGAAGCATCTTAGCAGCACTATCGACAAGCTGGCCAGCAAGTATGAGCGTAAAATTTATCTAGACATTGACCTGCAGAAGCTAAAGATGACCATCGAAAAGGAAATCATGAAAGTCAACGACGAGGCGGCTGCAGCAGATGCTGCAtcaaactaa